A single Cyclopterus lumpus isolate fCycLum1 chromosome 3, fCycLum1.pri, whole genome shotgun sequence DNA region contains:
- the rab4a gene encoding ras-related protein Rab-4A, translated as MSESYDFLFKFLVIGNAGTGKSCLLHQFIEKRFKDESNHTIGVEFGSKIINVVNKMVKLQIWDTAGQERFRSVTRSYYRGAAGALLVYDITSRETYNALTTWLTDARMLASQNIVIILCGNKKDLDADREVTFLEASRFAQENELMFLETSALTGENVEEAFVQCARKILNKIESGELDPERMGSGIQYGDAALRQLRSPRRGQPQGTQECGC; from the exons ATGTCGGAATCATACG ATTTCCTGTTTAAATTCCTGGTTATTGGGAATGCTGGAACGGGCAAATCCTGTCTGCTGCACCAGTTCATAGAGAAGAGAT ttaAGGATGAATCCAACCACACAATTGGAGTAGAGTTTGGCTCTAAGATCATCAATGTGGTCAACAAAATGGTCAAACTGCAGATTTGGGACACTGCAGGACAAGAAAGGTTCAG gtctGTTACCAGGAGTTACTACAGAGGTGCAGCAGGAGCTCTGCTGGTCTATGATATCACAAG TCGAGAGACCTACAACGCTTTGACCACATGGCTGACTGATGCCAGGATGCTGGCCAGTCAGAACATCGTCATCATCCTTTGTGGAAACAAGAAGGACCTGGATGCGGACAGAGAGGTCACGTTCCTCGAGGCTTCACGCTTTGCTCAGGAGAACG agCTAATGTTCCTGGAGACCAGCGCTCTAACAGGAGAGAACGTTGAAGAGGCTTTTGTCCAGTGCGCTCGGAAAATCCTCAACAAGATAGAGTCAG GGGAGCTGGATCCAGAGAGGATGGGTTCGGGTATCCAGTATGGCGACGCTGCACTACGACAGCTGCGTTCTCCTCGTCGTGGTCAGCCACAGGGCACCCAGGAGTGTGGCTGCTAG